Proteins encoded by one window of Dyella humicola:
- a CDS encoding FMN-binding glutamate synthase family protein, translated as MQPTEFAHWLVVMIETFAALFMLLLVLLVAVVMVVWFVDRNQTSNSVLRNFPVIGHFRYWFLHLGEFFRQYLYSSDREELPFNRAQRLWVYRAAKNVDNTNAFGSTRDLRGEGVPFFVNAPFPALGQKHVEPRPVTLGPYAREPYQHAAFFNISAMSFGALSAPAVRALSFGAAKAGIWMDTGEGGLAPYHLEGGCDIIFEIGTAKYGVRTADGKLDDEKLLAICAHKQVKMVSIKLGQGAKPGMGGLLPAAKVTPEIAAIRGIPVGQDSQSPNRHLDIGNVQELMNAIQHIRDLTGKPVGFKAVFGGMDWIAELCDEVSKRGIESAPDFIIVDGSEGGTGAAPQTLMEGVGLPLHEALPALVDMLIVKGLRERIKVICSGKCIAAYDVAWALSMGADFVNSARGFMLALGCIQSLQCNRNTCPTGITTQNPKLQRGLVVTDKSERVFHYAKNVMHEVGIIAHSCGVDEPRQLDRTHCRVVGDDGLSVPLVKLHPYPVMPAAVAQQGR; from the coding sequence ATGCAACCGACGGAATTCGCGCACTGGCTGGTGGTGATGATTGAAACCTTTGCCGCGCTGTTCATGCTGTTGCTTGTGTTGCTGGTCGCCGTGGTGATGGTGGTGTGGTTCGTTGATCGCAACCAGACTTCCAACTCAGTGCTGCGCAATTTTCCAGTCATCGGGCACTTCCGTTACTGGTTCCTGCACCTGGGCGAATTCTTCCGGCAATACCTGTATTCCAGCGACCGCGAAGAGTTGCCGTTCAACCGCGCCCAACGCTTGTGGGTTTACCGCGCCGCCAAGAACGTGGACAACACCAATGCGTTTGGTTCCACCCGCGATCTGCGCGGCGAGGGCGTACCGTTCTTCGTCAATGCACCGTTTCCCGCGCTGGGCCAGAAGCATGTGGAGCCGCGGCCGGTCACGCTGGGTCCGTATGCACGCGAGCCATATCAGCATGCGGCGTTCTTCAATATTTCCGCGATGAGCTTTGGCGCGTTGTCCGCGCCGGCCGTGCGTGCGTTGTCGTTCGGTGCGGCGAAGGCAGGTATCTGGATGGACACGGGTGAGGGCGGGTTGGCGCCGTATCACCTTGAAGGGGGATGCGACATCATCTTCGAGATCGGCACGGCCAAGTACGGCGTGCGTACGGCTGATGGCAAGCTCGACGATGAAAAGCTGCTGGCGATCTGCGCGCACAAGCAGGTAAAGATGGTGAGCATCAAGCTCGGCCAGGGCGCCAAGCCCGGCATGGGTGGGCTGCTACCAGCGGCCAAGGTGACGCCGGAAATTGCCGCCATCCGTGGCATTCCGGTGGGTCAGGATTCGCAAAGTCCCAACCGTCACCTGGACATCGGCAATGTGCAGGAGCTGATGAATGCGATCCAGCACATTCGCGATCTCACCGGTAAGCCCGTCGGCTTCAAGGCCGTGTTTGGCGGCATGGACTGGATTGCCGAGCTGTGCGACGAGGTGAGCAAGCGCGGCATCGAAAGCGCGCCCGACTTCATCATTGTCGACGGTTCGGAAGGCGGCACCGGCGCCGCGCCGCAGACCTTGATGGAGGGCGTGGGCCTGCCGCTGCACGAAGCGCTGCCGGCGCTGGTCGATATGCTCATCGTCAAGGGCCTGCGTGAGCGCATCAAAGTGATCTGCTCGGGCAAATGCATCGCGGCTTACGACGTGGCCTGGGCGCTGTCGATGGGCGCGGACTTCGTCAATTCCGCGCGCGGTTTCATGCTGGCACTGGGGTGTATCCAGTCACTGCAATGCAATCGCAATACCTGCCCCACCGGTATCACCACGCAGAATCCCAAGCTGCAGCGCGGCCTGGTGGTGACGGACAAGAGCGAGCGCGTCTTTCACTACGCCAAGAACGTGATGCACGAGGTCGGCATCATCGCGCACAGTTGCGGCGTCGATGAACCGCGGCAACTCGACCGCACGCATTGTCGCGTCGTCGGCGATGACGGCCTTTCTGTGCCGCTGGTGAAACTGCATCCGTATCCGGTGATGCCCGCTGCCGTCGCCCAGCAGGGAAGGTAA